AAGATGTGTGCAGATTGTCTCAGCCAGAGGGAAAGTGCTCATGGAATAAGTGCAGCATTgatgttaaaattaaaataacagatGTCAACATGTTTCATCAAGGAGGAAGTACACAGACTAGATTGATGATAATGGGACAATAATAAGACATGCACCATCCATAATGGTCCTTAATGACCATTGTAAACAGTTGAATATCTAAAATTAAGACTCACACATGGTTGTAAAAGTCTCTTTAAACATTGTGTTGTTAGGAGGTTTTCCAAATCTGGTACAGTGCAGCACAGTGGCAGAGTAGTAGGACAGAAATGAGCCAAACAGTCATGATTTACTGTAGAACCAATCCAAAGGGAGATGGATATAGCAGGTGTACCCTCTGGTTGCTTTACGGTGTAGCAATTTAGGATTAGAAAAATACAACTTTGGACTTGGACCCAAGCCAAATCTAATAGTTTTCACTGTGGGTGACAATCCTCACCTCTAAAGCTGTGCCTATGatacatttttggatgatttttGGATCAGAAATATTCAATAGCTATATTATTGCATGTTAAATTATAGAGGTTAACTTAAATTTATTTCACCTCGGGGCATGACCCTCAATTTGGAACTCTGATTAATGATTAAATCAATAACTGCAACCATAATTACCATATAATAGCTTGTAAAGGTTAAAGGGACAACattcattaaacaaacatgtATCTTAAGAAGCATTTATTTACAACACACtaaaagtgaaacacacaaCAGGTCATCTAAAATCTAACTGTACTTAACTAAAGAActgaaggggtgtgtgtgtgtgtgtgtgtgtgtgagtgtgagcatgTTGGGTGCCCGCCTGAAAAAAAATTGGgcctgtgtctttgttttgcttCTGTGTGTTCGGAAGAACAAACGTgtagaaacaaagaaatatagTGAAGTGAGAGCTTTGAAATTTCTTTGTGTGGCTATCATGCAGTTAAGTGATCAATTGGTTATTGTTGATATTGGGAAAGAATTACCATCACAGTCATAGAATGAAACAGTTTCATAACCCCCACCCCCTACACACACCAACATCCCTTGTTTCCCTCCACCCCAGCACTCTGCCCCCTTACATGATGAACCAAGGCTGTGCACATGAACCAAGtacaaagacacagaaacagacaccaAAAACAACTAACAAACATTAACCCATCCCTCTGCTACCCAGGAATCTCATGACCATTATAGACGTAAACAGACACCAtatgtaaatgtgtatatatgtatatgcagTAGCCATAAAAAATTTACATAAAGTATAGATGTATAACATTCTAAACTGCAAGCGCATacatgaaaacacagctgtaaaaGACATGTAACCACAAATGTTTATAATAAAGCACTAATTTTACCTACCAGCAGTTAATATTTTGTGCCATAGAGCGCTCCATATCTTGATCAGAAGAGAGACATTCCCCTCACCGACAGTACATATGGTGATTTCCAATGACAAACTATCATTTCATATCATCATTTAGTGGCATTGAGACCAGCTAACAAGAAGCGCCTTTCATTTATAATTAGCTCCAAAGGTGAGGTATCATTAAGTAATAATACTTGACTCTCTCAGTAATATCCGACATAATACTTGAGACATTTCCCTAGAATCGATTAACCTCCGGGCACTCCCAAACCATATGAATAAAAGTCAGTGGAAaatgtcagcatgttaacaCAGAAGACGGCAAACATTACTTGCCAaccagcatgttaacattgtcactgAGAGGAAGATAACATGCTGATATTAGTATTTAGTTTAACAAAATACGCAGAACGCATaaaatttcttaaaaaatatttttagcaGAAAACCATTATACAAGAACTTTGCCTAAAAAAGAGCGTATTTAGTAAAGAATAAGTTAACAATATTGAGATTCTGACCAAGAATTCTTTGCCAACTTGCTGGAGTCTACTTTAGTGTTAAGttatagtttttatttcaacaaatgCTGTTCTTTTTTATGACATTACATCTTGCATCAACAACTTAACTTAAAGGAAGTatagtttttctctctctgatggCGTTCCATTATAATCATGCGTTTTGTGTGTTCTGTATCTGGCAGGGCCACTCTATTTTCTCCTTAATTTCTGGAATAGCTTCTTGTCCTATCAAAGGAAGTAAACGAGCCAAGCCTCCTTTCCTCCATCTCCCTCATTTTGTATCCTTTCAGACCCAAGGGCCAGTTTGAGTAATAGTAATTGACACATTGATCTAATAGGGCCATCATAATAGGCCTGTTACTGAGCTGGGGAATGGTGCTCGGCGTCACCTTAACATGTGCAAGGACTGACATCCCGCCATGATCCATAATGATAATTGTGATTTAGCCTTGCTTTCAACCTACGCCCCAATGTCCCCGGCATCAGGAAATCTTATTACATCTGACCCCGCATTGCCTCCATTAGAACTGGGTCATTtgttaaaatactgaaaaagcaaaacaattgaACCCTGTGCCATTTTGATTCTATAATAGTGGGTTATCATTGTCCCTTTGAATCAATTCCAGAGGCCCATTTTTCGGGATAGAGCTTTGAATTGGATTGATCGGACTCTGATAATGCTGAAATCGATGATGCAGCCGCCTGAAAGTAAATTATTGTCGGGTGAAATGTTTGTATTAATCTTAATGCCTGTACTCTTGATTGGTAATGGTAGCCGTGCTCGCAGCAGGAAGACCTTTGAAATGTTGATGGAAAAATGAATCAGggaaaactttttttctgtGGCACCTATTTTATCTTCCCCAGTAAACATTCACTGGGACTGGAGGGAGGAACGCACTTTCGCTAACATCCAAGCAGtcactctctgtctccctcacacacagagTACGCAAGCAGTCCTGGGATAGTGTTTAAATTCTGGGCCTGGGCTCTTGAGAGATCTGAGAGCTCACTTGCCGTCTTTGCTGTCCAGCCTCTGCCTTGGGAAACATACAATAGCCACACTACTGTGTATCTGTACTTAAAAATGCCTGTATGGGTGTGCAAGTCTGTGTGCACATGGGACGCATACACTCCCAGCGGATAAATGAGCTAATCATGTGTCAGTCATCATGATGGTTGTTGGATATTGTTGCAGCAGTTATTTCATCTTGCATTGCTGGGTGTGTGTTCCTGCCTTTGTCTGCCTTAAGAAAAAATTAATTGTGCGTCAAAGTACCGCCTCTGATGTTAACtaacttgtttgtgtgtgttagcagTGCTGGGTGATGACTTTATGACTGGGTAATGGAGTCCTGTTTGTGCCAACAGGGTCAGCAGCAGCTTGGAATCATGGTCCTGCATCTGCTCAGAGTAGCAGATTCTTTGACAGCTGTGCGTTTACGGACCGTAAACGGGATTGTGTTGAAATCAGATTATTGTAGGTGGAGAATAAGACTCACTATTCCTGGCTGTTTGCTGGAACTGTAGTTACATGGAAGGATTTTTTGACAAGCCTTTTCAGTGAAATTCTCACTGTTGGATTGGTTGTTTCTGAGGAGAGCAGGAAATTGATGTTACGGTTTCAGTATTTTGATGATAGacattttttctattttactgACAGTTCATGTAACAAAATGTTCTGCTGACATTGAAGTCTTGTGTAAATGTATTAGTCTAACCACTAAACAAAGATGATCTACCCTAACCTTGCAGTAAGAGCTGCTGAATTGTATCTGTTACAATACGTACAACAGCCAATTACAGTAAGTTGCTTGACATATACCTTCAATTTAATTCAGacagaaaagcaaaacagtAAAGGTTGTCGTGCAACAGACATCAATGAAAGTGAATAAAACAAAGTACTAATAATGATGGCATGTGATGGCTCAGGACTCACttgaggagaggaaagagggaaagTTTTAAGCCttctcttaaatgtggagatggtgtctgcatCCTAAACCCAAATTGAGACCTGATTCGACTAAAcgtgcattctgggagcacagtgtTCTAGTGACaataaggtactatgagctctttaagatatgaAGAGCCATTAAGTATAAGGCTCCATTCCAAAATTTGATACTGCTGTGATACCTATCCACCCATGCagtcatgtttttttgtatttcattaaCATGCAAGACGGCATTAAAAGTAATGCATCTTATATACAGGCCAGAAAAGGTTACAGAACCTTGACCTAACTTTTGACTAGTTCTCCTGGACTCTACTAAGAAGAACTCTTACAATACCAGTTGTAGTTCAAACTCTTCCAGCTTCTACTCTTCATTAGCCAATACATACAGCACATCTTCCACAAGCGCCAGTCTGCGCACTAACACTATGTAGCTTTTTCCGCCATATTGAAAGAAAGGGTTAATACTTGGACGGCCTGGCAAACactgcacaaatacacaaagtTCACATCAAAACAGCATGGAAAACAAGGGTGGAAGGAAGGGGGAGAAAAAGCTGGAAAGACTGGCTAGGTAACTCTATCATCATGTTGATTAAGAGCTTCCCCCATTGGAACACTTAGGCTGCGATCAGACTGACCAACGCATTGTGTCAAAAATGCTACCTCTCTTCCTCAACCTCCTCTTTTCAGTGAGTCTACTGCATCTGTGCAATTGGGTGGGTTCTGAAAGCTTTAAACAAGTGTCAAACACACTCGGAGGTGGGGTGAAAAGCCTGCTGTCAAATAAAAGGGCAAGACCCTATACATATCTGATAAGCCTTCCAATGCATGGATGTAAAATTTAAACTGTACTCAGTGTTTGGTATTTCAGCTACTCACTTTATCTCTTGcttaacaccaaaaaaaaacCAAGGAGCTTGGGGTGGACCCATGCGGCATGAGACCCTCCACCCCAGGTTTTTCAATGTATGTCCCAGGCTGCTACAGTGTGATCTTCTCTTCTGGGGAGGTGGTATTGGGACTGGGGTCGGGGGGCAAACTGAGCAAGCTGATGAAGAAGGCCAGCTCTGTGGTGGGGATGAAACTGGACAGTGTAGAGGCAGTGACCGAGagaaggatgaaagggaaactgAAAGCAGGACAACCCCTCTTATCCCCTGTATGTTGAGCTGTGGCAGCTCAAGAGCACTTTCAGACTTATCCATCCCCATGCCTCAAAGCACTTGGTGGCTCATTTGTGCCATCCGAGTCCACAACGCTACAGCACCCAGTACATCCCACCTCAACAATGCCACAGCTCTCAACACTCACATCTGCTGACACATTCTATTGTGATTGTATAGAGTGTGTATATTTTACATACTGATgctgtatatattttacatacctattctactttttgtattttgttctttctttttacattcaTCTGTGATGCTGTGCCAGTTTGAAGGTCCACTGTGGATCAATAAAGGAACATCTTATCTTATCGTCTACTGTGTTACGCCCACACAAAAGCAGCCCTtagtttttagccatgctagcggcatGGCTCTAGTAATGGCAATGTCGGCTGGTCAACTGCTTCGATCTGCACTGAAATGTCTTAACGactattggatgaattgccatgacattttgtacagatattcatgttcCCCAAAGGATGGATCCTAAAGACATTGATAAAGCAAGTAAAGCATCACAGTGCTGCTAGCTTGGCCAAAGATTCTTCATCTTGTTTTGACATATGCAATTTTGAACTAATATTTACAGCAATCTAAAATCCTTCGCTGGCTGTGACTCACACTACAGAGGTATCACACTTTTCCTCTTTCCTTACTGTATCTTACAGGATCTTGACTTTTTTGTGGTCAGTCTAAAATATCTTCGCTTCTCGATTATactcaaatatatatatattctaaaATGGCAAATTTTCTCCACTGTTTTCCTTTGGTACTTCACCAAGTGTGTGCTTGTATCAGAGTTTTGAATGGGAGAAGCAGATCTCTCCCCACCATAAAGAAGAAACTGAGCAACTGTAGTGATTGAGAAGGCAGACAGATCTTGACACAGTAGAgttgttcagtgaaatatggtgTGCTGCAGGAATATTCAACATGACTGAGGTCATCTGTGTCTTGTAATGGTTGAAAGTCGTCCCATTACGAGCATGTCATTTGAATAATGTCCAGATTTCCATGGGTGACTTGGCAACAGCAGTCTGCTGTTTAAACTTGTTATTTCCTAATCGTGTCTTGCGCTGGCTCTAGTCTGCAGAAAGTGAGATTGATCAAGTCGTCAAATCAGTCTAACCTTCCTTTCTAACCTAACTTCACAATCTAAATATAATCACTGCTGGCGTGCCGgtgttttgtgttctttttcAATGTCAGTTTACTTTTAAACCCTTGTGTTTACAGCCACGATTTAGCAAACTTTGACCTTCCTTACAGTTTTAAGATCTTGCCAATTtgtcctgtttgtccaaaaACTGTCCACGCTGAGACTGATTTATAACTGCACACTATGCAAAAGCAGATTAAATAGACTGTTGAAAGCACAAAGTCCTATGgctcaagaaaaaaaaataacaccacATTTCACCCCTGCGTCCTCAGCCAACGTGGCACCATAGGCCTCGCCAAGGGTGACACAGAATAGAGCACCAGTAGAAGCTTTCCTCgcagagagagggaaagtgCACAGGGGACGAGGGGTTGCGGTGGGGGCAGGGGTCTTGCTTGATTaagatttatttctaaaatttCCGCTGCCGCCTGCTGTTGGATAGGCTCTCTCATGTAACCCTCTTCTTTGCTGTGTTGATAGAAAGGCTTCTTGTAAATGTGTTGCATGACAAAGCATTTCCCCCTTTGCCCTTCTTTTCACTCCCTTTCACTATGTGGACCCTCAGAAGGGGTTAAGGCAGTGGGATATGGTAGAAACAAATAATATATGAATTCTCCAGGGAGCTGCTGAGAGAAACGATGTTCTATGAGCAAAAGGTGGCTTGATGGTGCAGTTTATTGATGTTTTTTGAGCCATTGAGTATATATACAGTTACTTAATTGCGCTATGAAATGATTCTGGCCACAGTCTAGTCACAGAGTCTGAAAAATGTGTGATTTTCTCCACAAATACAAGACATCATCACAAGCACTCAGATCTGGACATGCCCCttatataaaaacagacttgTACAATTAGAAATCAACCTGGTGGTGCTGGGAGTTCTATGCCTTTTAGAAAGCATGTGAATAGTTGGGTCACAGTTATGCGTGAGCTTTTACGCTGCTGGTGTAAACAGCTGTATTGGGTGGTTGAATGCATTTTTTAAGATGTGAAGCAATAGTGTTAATTTAAAACGGGTTGTTATGTTGCCTGTTCTTGGTAAAAGCACGGCAACATTTTATTTGGTGgtgaatattttattattgagTCATTTCTACTGCTTTAGTTATGTGTatcagaaaatgtaaatgaagaTGTATCAGTAGTACTTGAGGACTACATGACGTATTCAGAGACCAGACCAAgtaaatgcatttgttttttctctttgcagGACAAGCCCGCCCTACTGTTGCGCTGACCTGTATTCTCTGCGGACAGGAGAAATGGTCAAATCAATTCAGTTCAAGACGCCCATCTATGATCTCCACTGCAACAAACAGTATGTCTTTTGGAtcagctgctttaaaaaaacaactaaagacTTTTTTATGAtatattgtgtgtttattttcttttcattaatgTTCTATTTTCTCCCCCTTTAAGTATTCTTGCTGTGAGCCTGCAAGAGAAGATTGCAGCATTTGACAGCTGCACCTTCACTAAGAAGTTCTTTGTTACAAGTAAGAAACTCAAAGAACACATTACTTAAACGACTGTTTTTCTGTCATAATATATAGACATTTTCTCGCTAATCACTGCTGAAACATGTTGAACATGTATACAGTCATTTTTGTTGCAGTATGATGAGACCTGTTTTTGAATGGCTTCTTTTGTGTTCAGGAACCTATTTTTAGTGGCATTTTACATCTTTCAGGGGGTTTCTGACCTGCTGTCTCGTTCCCTGCTGGAAAAGGAAGGATGTTTTGTTAGtttgcagaagaagaagatcaaTTTTTATTAAGCTTTTATCTAGATTGTCatgaaatgttattatttcattCCCAACGGAAACatatatttgtaaaatgttggATCAAACCCCAATGTTCTAAACCAACACATCAACACTGCCAAACATGATCAGTGAGTCTGTCACACTGGCATTACACAAGCCAAACTAACTGCAGGTCCTTGGTTATAATACGCCCAGCCACCGAGGCCTGCTGTAGTGCTGTTCTCTCAAACTTTGCATTGTGACTAAACTGCTTTTATCAAAACATGATGTGAGGCCCTCCATTTGAAACTCAACACAGGGAAACTGTTTACAACACCACTCTTGCATCCCCCTGGCTGTACCTGCCATGTCTGCTCAAGGAGGCTGTGAAGGAAAGGCCAGACTGTATTACAAGGCCATTGCTGTCCACTTAAGTCATTGACTGGAGTAAACTGACCTTACTGGTTGGCTTTAATGTGTCTCCTCTTTGTCTGCCTGCCTTCCCTATCAGTGTCTGGGCCACAGGAAACCAAACATGCTCAATAGTTATTAATCGTTTCTGAATGCATGGGCCTCCTCTTCATAACGTTGTTTGGTCTGTTTGGGCCGTAAAAGCAGCAAACAGAGGGCCCTGTAATGTGCGCGGCTCCGCTTTGGATGAGCCATTCTGCTATTGTATGTCCGTTTCTTCTCCAGGGACATGATGGTGGACAAGTCATGTTTCTTGGAGCACTTAATGCTCGCCCCATGCTTATATTCTTGCTTTACATTCAAGTGGTGTGTGTTGTTAGCTCAGCCTCAGTCACCACCATCTTCCACAGTCTTATCTGGCTTTTCTGAGTCGAGCCATTCACAATGATCATGGTTTGGTACCTACTGTGTTTTCATACAGTAAAAAGGTGTCTGCTGGTTGTAAATTTATTCCATGTAATATTAACAACAGTGATTGTTGTCATTTCTTTGAACTTGTCACTACTCTGACTTTTCACCCGTTTAGTTTTACTAAAGAGAATGATGGCCCAAAACAAGAATAACACAATATACATTATTGAATTCATTGTACTGGCTTGAATTGAATAGAACTGAATAGAATAGGATACTACGCAAATATTCGCAGAGGCTGGTGCTGGTGTGTCCATAACCTGGGCCTGCTGCTGGGAGTTGGATGCTGGCTCACACAGGTGTATGGTATGGTTTGAGTAATTACACTCTCAGTAAACTCAACTTGTGCAAAGCAAGTTCCATGTCTGGCCCTGGGGCTTGTTGGTTGATAAAAATAATCCAACCTTTTCCTTCACCAATACAGTGGCCCTGCATTTGGAACTGGATGATTTGAGACCTCTTAGTTTCTCagttaattagatttttttctttatctaaATCATGAAAGTGGACTAAAACTGCCTTGGGCCAAAACCATTTAGTGTAATGAACAGACAACGCAGCGATCGTTCCGATGTGCTCGACCTTTAGACCTGCACATCAACAGAGCTGCTTGCAAAGCTGTGTTCATGCATACAGATCGTTTCGCTTGTACAAATTTGACTTGCATGCCTGCTGATCACATTTGCTTGTGCAGATCTGCTctgttttattcacattttgttGTCATTATTCCCCTCAAATCTGTTTATTTACTCTCTATTTATTGCAGATTTTCCTCTGACTGTGTGAGCTTGGCTTGGCTTGCTCTGCAGTGACACATGgctgttttttcatgttgtttatatgcATCTTGACTGAAAATAAGTAATTTTGTTGGCCTGGTGGGAAACATTGTTGGCTTGGTGGAGTGCCAGGCCTGTACAGTCgatattatattttgtttctaaCGCAAGGAAACTTTAGGTACAGTCGCAAAAATGCGCTGCTAAAAATGGAATATCAGACTTTTAGGATCAGCTATTGTCACGCTCACAAAAGTTTGGCCTTGAAAAGCTTGAACTTGCTTTCTTTTCCTTTGATTCCACCCATCATGTCTGTTTGCTGTCCCCGCTCAGCCCCCTGCTCTCCACCCAGGATGTCAAACACATGTTATCTCACCGCCTGGTCTCCCTTCGGCCTTGGAGAGGCACAAATGGCTTCTCTGGAGTTACCtcaaccccccccaccccaccagCCACTTCCCCTACACAGCACACTAAATTACTGTCTCCACCTCATCTGCTCCCTGAGCACTAAATTATTGTCAGCCATTTCCCCCCCTACACCTCCTCGCACTTAcagtatctctgtgtgtgttttgtgtgtgtgtgtgtgagaccagTGCCCGTGTCCTCCAACACAGGCGGGTGTGATCATTATTGTATGTTTatacagactggaaacaggcAGATGTCAGTGTCTATATCTGCTTGCATTTACACATTTGCATgacaacatttatttacatttgcattaaaCGCTTATTACAAAATCAATTCTCTCTCCAGTCTGTTTACAAGcacatgtttgtctgtttttggttGATTCTGTCTTGCAGCAGAAGTGATTGACGCCCCTGTAGATGGAGCTCAGTGTTGGCGTTAGTCACAGCAATCCACGTCCTTGTTTACTTCCACATCTGTTTGAGTGGGAAGAGAAAAATACATTCTTCTAATGTCCAAGACATTTATCTGTTTGTGAAGGCACAGCTTTATTTGTCATTTAGGACTATTGgttgctatttttatttccGCTGACAGCACACcggttgtgtgtttgttgtgcgTGTCCCCACAGGGATTATTGTGCTGGTCAATCAGCAGAGGAGCCATCCTCAATTTATTGGGTACCACAATCTCCATTAGGTCatactgcgcacacacacacgcacacacacaagcataaaaCCACGTCACCCTCATTAGACTCCCATTTATCTTCCCAAACAAGAGACTCCCCACAAACACATTAATGGTTTAAGATAGTTAGAGACACTCTTCAGGGAGGAGGCTTATGGAAATCCCTGCATATGTGTTCCTGTTTTTTTGCACAAACTTTTGATTATGattttatttaccaaaatgtgtATGCCCCTTTTTTCAAGTAAGTATGTTTGGTACCCATGTTAGTAAGACCATCTTTGTGTCTTTTCAGGCTGCTATCCCTGTCCTGGCCCCAGCCTCAATCCAATAGCTCTTGGAAGCCGCTGGCTGGCCTACGCTGAGAACAAGGTAGTCTatacacatgcgcacacacacacacacacacacatgcacacacacacatacacatgcacacatgcacacacacacatacacatgcacacacacacatacacatgcacacgcacacgcacacacacacacacacacacacacacgcacacgcacacacacacacacacacacacacacacacacacacgcacacacacacacatacacgcacacacgcatacacaaacacacttacacaaacagacacacacacacactcatctatTGCAGAAGTGCCTTATCAGAAAAATGACATATTTACAAtccaaaaaatgcattttatctATTTTCTACCTCTTTAATCCGTCAGGATAAACTACTCATTCCAAGAAGAGTCTGTGAGAGAtgataacattttgaaaatcaacagaTGCACATGAGTTTTCTATTCTGTTCTGTTTAATGGGATTGTTAAGTATTTACAAAAACCAGAATGTTCTGTTGTGCACTTTGCAGTACATTTAATGCACAATAGTGTTTTGGTGCTGGCCCACTCAAGTAATTGACAGATGGGGCCACTGTTTGTGTGACTGCCTAAGGATTTTCTGAAATGacaaaatcttttttcttttttttttttttttttttaaccgtAAGAGTAAAACTGGGACAGAGCCATTCAGGTGAAATTCAATTTGAAATGAAATCAGTGCAGATTGGCTGTTTGGTACAGTAATGTTTCTTTGAAAGCAAAACCAATTTCCTCCATAGACTGAGGGGGGGAGGCTTTTGTATGTCTGAAATCCagtttaaaatcacaaattttttttcttatatgcATCTTCTGTCCATTTATAGTTATCTGtaaatctttgtgtttttgcagttgATCAGATGTCACCAGTCACGTGGAGGAGCTTGTGGTGACAATTCACAGTCCTATACAGCTACAGTGATCAGTGCTGCCAAAGTAAggacattatatttattttgtgtcgTTCCACAGATAGAGCTCAGCATTTTgagtatttatttgtgtttttaatgcttACACTCTTTCTCACTTGCTCTATTTTCAAGTTTTAGACAGTTAAGTAGCTCTCTGTCTATTTATCAGCGGTTAGAGAAACTGGCGTGGCACTGGATAATTCCTGGATGACTGCAGCACACAGTTTTTGTCAGTTCCACCACTCTCCAGTCCAGTGTCACTGTATCTTACGGGGAAATCAGAATGCTTATGAATGATAGGTCTAAGTGACATGGGAAGCATTTGCAGCTCTGTTTTCTCACTCTCCGTATGAGCTATACATCCAGGGGCTAAGCAACTAGAATGATTTAGCTAACAAGACAAGACAACATCTGACCCTCTGCCAAAGCTTTCTGGGTGAAATTGAGAATTTATTAAGACATTTTCCCAAAATGATTTACTTCTTCTATTTACTTAACTGAAGAAAATCTCATCCCAAACCAAGTCCTTACACCCCTACTTTCTATTAGTAAAAGCATATATAGAGTTGTGTTCTCCTTCAAAGGACCCCCTTGTTCACTGTAAACTgcagcaaacacaacaaattccttatacttattattattatccatccatccatcttcaaccgctcatcctgtgtacagggtcgcggggggctggagcctatcccagctgacattgggcgaaaggcggggtacaccctggacaggtcgccagtccatcgcagggccctTATTATTATCTACTTtcaaaacagttttgtttttttactggaTATCAAATTTGTGGAAACATGCTGAGATTTTATTCAGCACAGCCTTAAATATGATGCAGAcgaaatttttttaaaaataacctACAGCCTGTTATTAGTAGTTTTCCATCATCGTTGAAACTTCTCCTTTATCATGTCTCACTACAGAAGGACTGACTCCaaatttgtttgctttaatcTTAATAGTTGGAGTTCAGATTGTAGCCACAATCTGCCAAAAATGACCTTTTGGTTTGTCTGAAGGCTTTGCTCAGATAAAACAGcacataatatagtatttccaGCTCTGCCTACAGCATCTGCAAATGTGCTGACATTGGACCCACCTGGCCCGCCTGGCTGACTAGGGCTGAGCTTATGAGACACTTCATCAACCTGCCTACTGtatctgttttttccccactaTAATCTGTTTCTCTCCAATGGTCTTGTTTCACTCATCTCCACAGGGGAGTGACTCTAAGATGGTTCAGTAACAGCCAACAGCCCCCTTTGATACCAAGGGAAATTCATTCCTCGTCTGATTTAGCTGCTTGCCAACACATGCTAACTAGCTAGTTCCTCATCTGGTTCTAGTCTGTGTCTCCATTCGGTCCCAGAGGAAGGGATAATTGCTGTACAAAGAGCAAGTGTATCCCTTCCCACTTTGAGTGCTAACAGCTA
This Micropterus dolomieu isolate WLL.071019.BEF.003 ecotype Adirondacks unplaced genomic scaffold, ASM2129224v1 contig_8750, whole genome shotgun sequence DNA region includes the following protein-coding sequences:
- the LOC123965143 gene encoding BCAS3 microtubule associated cell migration factor-like codes for the protein MRPSTPGFSMYVPGCYSVIFSSGEVVLGLGSGGKLSKLMKKASSVVGMKLDSVEAVTERRMKGKLKAGQPLLSPKGFLTSPPYCCADLYSLRTGEMVKSIQFKTPIYDLHCNKHILAVSLQEKIAAFDSCTFTKKFFVTSCYPCPGPSLNPIALGSRWLAYAENKLIRCHQSRGGACGDNSQSYTATVISAAKTLKTGLTMVGKVVTQLAGTLPAGTPDEEGAPHSASRRSPHNPGVVTIIDTHSVGEGQ